The DNA segment CCTGATAAATCATcacaatggagaaaaaaaaacaaactttaattGTCATGTAGAAAcgtgaagcccccccccccaacacagtgccatctgctggataGGTGAGGTACTGCCCACTTTGACGCTGCTGGGAAAACCTTCCggtttttttaatactttccCGGttcatcaaatgaaataaatgatacTTGTTTAATGCTGAGGTAAGTGCAGGCTTCCACATTAGACAGGATATACAAAGAAATATATACgtcataacccccccccccccccccccactccgtgCCGTGTCAGGCATGCGCCATGTCCATCCCAAAGTGGGCAGTTCGGGATTTGTGCCTCGACTTTGAACTCCTTGGCTCTCCCCGGACCCGCCGAGTGCTTCGGACGAGAAGCTGCGAGGCTGTGCAACCGGAGACGCTCTTCCCCCCCAGAGGACAGTCGCACTGCAGCGAGGAGCCAAGTGGACACTTTTCAACAAGATGCTGCCGGAAAGACTCGGGTAGGATTTTGATCCTTATTGTTGTCCTGGTGGATGCTGGTCATGCTGCAACCTCTGCTTCCAAGGATGGAGGTCTAACTTCCCACGTCTTATTTGCTCTCCTAATCAACTTCCTGTCCTTGGTGCTTGGCCTATTGCCTTCCATTGCCGTTGAGCAATGGACACTTTCCTCTCCTTCCAACAGCCTGCAAAGTGCTGCTGCGTTTGGGCTTCAAATGTTGCCCTGCAGGGGGGACAGAGAGGGCATGCAAGGTCTTAAACCCCCCTCCCCtacccccctaccccccaccccaacccctgCTAATGGCCAGGTATGTGAATATGAGATAGCTGGAGTGGAGTGATGCTTGCTTCTGATGGTGGCCTCAGGTCACATGTTAGTCaagggaaagtgaaagtgaaagcatgactgtatgtatatatattttttactttgcaaCTTTATCATTTCATCAAAGTTTACTGATCTtctgaaagtaaaaaaacataagttgcaaataatacaaattgcTAATTATATATTGATAAGTGTCGTGAAAGGAGGCATTGTCCTGCCCGGCTCCACAGTTTGGTACCTTTTCATAGCTGCCTGCCGCACCCTGGTGAGGGACCTTCTGGCTCTTGGTGTGCTCTGGTCCTCCCAGGACTACCTttgtggtgatggtgatgacaAGTGATGCTGTGACATAACGCTAGCATGGTGTCCTAAGGGTGATTGGCGTGTTAAAGAGCAGTTGCACGGTGTCTTAGTGTTTGGGTGACAGGCGTGTTAAAGAGCAGTAAAGTTGATCCTGATATTGGCCGCTGCGACAGAGGTCAAGCGTGTCCTATAAGTAGTACTCTAAGTAGTACCTACATTGACTTCTAGCCCTTATTGGACGGTTCCTTGTTTGCCCAAAGCTGTAATCAGTCTCCCCCTCCTGCCAAAATACCACGGTGGTGCCCGGGACAGGCTTTTGGTGCCTCGGAGTGAAAGTGATGCAATGAAGGCACCGCAGGCCTTGGACAATATCTGGAAGCAGAGAGGAGACCACAGCCATTCTTTCACTGTTTAGAACTAAAGAGAACCAGTGAAAAGAcgagcaaggaaaaaaaaagagcaagtgTGCCAGTGTCCCTCCTttaatcccccccacccccccccaccccggagGCTTTAGAGCTTTTTGTACGGGCGGCACAGTGCACAGCTGTCCCGCTGCTCCGTGGGCTTTCTTTCTGCTGTTCTGGTGGAGCATACTAATAGCGATGGCAGCTCACAGCCCACCCAGCTGGCCTGGAAACACACCCGGCCTTCAAAGAACTCCTTTCAGGCCCGGCGCACAACTTAGTTGGAGGGGCTGCGCCGATCATCTCTCTTTGACCACGCTGCATGTCACGTGCTTCCTAGAATAGATCATGGAGGTTCTTCACACAACCACCAAGCACCACAATTACGTTTGAGTCCAGCTGGTCCACCAATCACACGTCTAGCTCGACTTTCCTCTGCTGATGCAGTCCACCCTTCTTCATCGCTGCTTGCTCGCAGACTCCACCCAAATACGTACTTTTCCGCAAAGTCGGAGTCAATATTTTCTACAtactttttaaaacatgattagagagctccagacatgaaataacacccctatagtcaccctaaTGCGTGTTACCTAGGCGTGGGCTGGTATGAGATTCACCACATGGAACTCCAGTATCGACTGCGAGGaataacacaggaagtgacctaaTATTTCCACATGTTGGACACACTGGACAGCCTtcagtccatccatctgttttccatgccgcttatcctcaatgggGGTCacaggggcatgctggagcctatgtccTCTCTTATTGTGGAAACCCTATGGTGCAAATATGAAGTGGTTTGGAAAGCGGGACTTTTTATACCATGGTATACGTAGTATACCTAGTATTAGGTATACCAtggtctagtacaggggtgggcaaacttttttgatatgacaaaatttacgggggggggggggggcagactatatattttacacgtaacagtccacctggtattattgtatctgtaaaattgtcatgcaatctgctattattatttattattttatatttatatttaaatattttaaaaataataaaatattataataattacaataaaattaaaataataattattatattattattatgtaaaatatgcaaatataacaataatattatatataattaatataataattagcattaatataataattataataatcataatagttctaataataattataataatctaataatctaataataattattattattattatgtgcttgtgtcccttttttcaggagcactttgtaaacaacagaccatgtcaaacaacgaaattgatacaaccatcaaaaggttggctcaggccatgatgccaggttgtatgttgactttaaattaaatactttggaaagattgggcgggccgtattcaaacacttggcgggccggatgtggcccccgggccgtagtttgcccacccctggtctagtattacccaatgtagtacatataatcagagaaaatatgtggaaaaaaatgtgttcccAAAGGACCTTAGTGGCGTGCGGacagaagacaggaagtgacgcaggaggttcagagttgagttttagcttgtggtGGGTCAGTAGCCGTGTTGTTGTTCTTATTAGTACTGTATGTAACGCTTAGTGTCTTCTACCATCAAGTCCAGCATACGGCCCCACTTTAGTTGCCCGGGGGCTTAATGGCAGGGCCGGGCGGCTGCATGCCACCGATGGCTGGCGGTGTGGAGAAGGCCGAGCCTCGTGACTTCAGTTTGGTCTTCAGTGACTCCCGCTATGGGCCGTGATGTTCCGCGGTTCACGGTACCTTTCCAAGGCGAGTGAAGGCGTGGAATAAATCACCGATCTTCTTCCCTTTTCTTGCTATGTCAGCGTGTTTATTTGAGCTCTTTGGGATTCAGTGCTGGTCCACACTTCCACACTGGTTATTTCTCATCTGTCCATCTTCTTCCAGGAGGATAGTGGGAGTGTCAGAGGTGCCACAGTAGCGTGTTGTCCAAACCtgagccttgatgctggaatggaCGCTTTTAGCGAACGGTGCTGGCAACGCTGGGTGTGCTGTGTCTGGAGCTGTAATACTAAGGAGCACGACTGTACCCTCATTTTATACATAAATTAGCaaagaaaaagtagaaatactacatttatacatCATTTATCCGAGCCGTGAAGTGAAATTGGATCACAGCCGAGGATTTCTCACCAGGCTGCTCTCAACAAATCATTTTGGGAAGCGGGACTGTCCGGAGTGACGCCTTCTTAGGTTTTAAAATGTGTGAAATTGGAACCCGTGAAGGAGaaataatgtgttttatgtCCTTTTCTAGCGTTCCTGATGGGACTCTTTGTCTCCTTGTCTCCACAGACATGCCCTGATTGTCCTGCTCCTGGGTGTAGTTTGTCACCTCTCTCTTGCCCTTCCCACCCCGACTCCATCTGCGTACGGTGAGTACGCCTCGGTCGTTCAAACACTAATTGTGTCGTTGTGGAAAATGGACGTTGTCCTGGTTGTTCTTTGCAGACCACGTTCCTTCTCTCCAAGTCAAcattccccactcgggtgtcCTTATGGCGCAGCTGGGCAGATCCATCGTCCTGCCCTGCTTGGCGTCCTCCACGCCTGGCATGCTGCCGCGGGTGAAATGGACGCTGGTGTCCGAGGTGCTGGAGACACAAATCTTGGTGGCGCGGGGCGACAGGGTGAAAGTAAACGAGGCGTACCGAGGTCGTGTGGATTTGCTCAGCAACTCCTCCTCCCCCGGGGACGTGTCGCTGCGGATGCTGGGTGTACGCTCCAGCGACTCGGGTCACTATCGATGTGAGGTGCAGCAGGGCCTGGAGGACGCCAGCGATCTTGTCCAACTCAAGGTCAAAGGTACCGGAGTGAAAGATGCAGGTTGCTTCCGTCCGTTCTGGAATGACACGCCATGTGCGTGTTTGCGTGCAGGTGTCGTGTTCCACTACCGGGACGCCATGGGTCGATATTCCCTTTCATTCCACCGGGCCCGGGCGGCTTGCCAGGCCATCGGGGCCCAAATTGCAAGCGGGAGCCAGCTGCAGGCGGCTTACTTTGACGGCTATGAGCAGTGTGACGCGGGCTGGATGGAAGACCAGACCGTCAGGTATGATGGATGCTGGCCAACACGGGAATCACCAAGATGTTCCGTCATTCTTTCCGCTGCTGTACCAGGTACCCTATCCAAAACCCTCGTGAAGCCTGCTACGGGGACATGGACGGCCAACCCGGTGTGAGGAACTACGGGCGAATGAACGCAGAGGATGGATATGACGTGTACTGTTATGTGGAACAAATGGATGGTATGACATGTTGCAAGACGGAAGAAGAAAGCAAGAGTAAAAGGAGTTTTTCATTCCAGGGGAGGTGTTCCATCACCCCGTCCCCCAGCAGCTGTCCTTCCAGGGGGCGCGGTCGTACTGCCGAGCCGCAGGAGCCCAGCTGGCCTCCACGGCACAGCTGTACATGGCGTGGAGTGAAGGTCTGGACCACTGCAGCCCCGGCTGGCTGTCGGACGGCAGCGTGCGCTACCCCATCAGGACCCCAAGAGAGCGATGTGGAGGCTCCGAGGCCGGCATCAAGACCCTGTATCGCTTCAGCAACCAGACTGTCTTCCCAGAACCTTCCAGCCTTTTTGATGCGTATTGTTTTAAAGGTGCGCACATCGGATGCCCAACAGTTCAATGCCAGAGAAACAACCTCAAACTAGCTTAAGCTAACCTAACAAAAACCAAAGGTCCGTTTGGTATGCCTCGTCTTCTAGTTCTTTGGGTCCACGGTACTCTGGTGGAGTATTTCCCTGTATTTATACAGTACGTATTATTTGGTCTTTGAtgatttttgttgtttccaGCTACGAATGAGAGAAGGGATTCCACCGTGGACATCACCACCCCCGAGCCTGGGAGCCTGGACCAAGACGTTGTCATTCTACGGCTGGAAGACAAAGAACTGCAGCTCAGCCAAAACTCGGAGCAAGTAGAACGAGAGGTTCAGAGCGTGCTTGAAACCATCCCCCTCTTCCCTCCCGCTAAAGAAAATGAAGTCGACGAGCATCCCAGGTTTCTGTCTGACACGGCAGAGAACCCCTTGAACACCACAGCCAATGTAGACCTCACTTCACCTTCTCCAGAAACAAACTATGGTTCCCAGCGTACTGCAGGACTCGGTACAGATCCATACAACTTTACTGAAGTCCTAAGCTCACAAAGGTTCCCCGAGTCTAATGACACCCATCCTCCGGATCTGACAGAAACCGAAACCATCACCAAAGAGAGCTCAGAGCCGTTAGCCAGGGCAAAGCCAGTCCCGGAAACCAACTTAGCTTTTCACAGCACCGAGGTGTACCAGACTCCAGAGGAGATCCTGGAAGCTCCCCCCGTCACTTTAGACCCCGCGCATGCGGTGGAGCAAGTGGAGAAAGAGGAACCTGCAGTACAAACCACTGAACCCCCTGCAGATCTGACATCATCGTGGATCCCGATGAGTGGATCTGGGGATACTTCTCAAGGTACAAACTGTCATTCCATGTGTGGGCATGTTGATCCCGTGATTCGACCTTTAAAAAGGATGCTTTCCTTTCAGAAAATCACCAGGAAGTCACAGTCTTCAAGTTCATTCCGAAGTCCACCACCCAGCGGACACCTCCTGCGTCAACTGGCAGTTCTCCTCCAGAGTTGTTCACACGTGTCCCACACCCAACCACCGCATCTAGATCCAAGCATTTGCACAGTCTTGCCTCGGATCATCTCCTAGCGGAGGGAAGCACAAGCCTGGAATGGGAAGACACCTTAGATAGCTTTGAACGGCAGCTTCTTCCCACCAGGACCATCCCTTTTACAGCAAGCTCTCCTACCACCGAAGCTCCGGAGAGGCCTCCTGACTTCATCACAGCGCTCTACCAGCCGTCAGGTCACATGTCCACGGCCAGTTATGAGGAGGCAAGCGGACTTGAGCCTGACGTAGCTTTGGCACGGACTAACGAGCATATCGAGGAGGACACTGGTGAGGAAGCTACAGAGAATGCGACCATTCAAGAAGTTAAGGTTGTCCCAATGTTTGCACAGAGACCCAACAAAGCTTTTGGTAAGGAAGAAGAAGGAATTAGGGTCACCTTACACCCCCAAGAAGTAACACCACACTCTGAATGGGAGCCAAATGCATCTACTGCAACGTTAACATTTGAAGACGGTGATGGTCCAGGAAACCCAAAAGAAGTAGCTGCAACAACACCGATACTTGACATGGACACCCAAGATATGCTAACCCCCAAAGAAGGAAGCGAAATGACCCCAATATTCAAAGAgcaggctaaggctaaggctaatgctaatgctacactTTCATTTAAAGAAGCTGCACGCACTTTAAACCCAAAAGAAGAAACTGTAACACCTGTACTTCAACAGCAGGCTAAAACTACGCTAACACCTGAAGAAGGATCTGATGTTACGCCTATATTCCAAGAGGAGACCAAAGCTATTCTGAATTTTCAAACGGTATATAAAGTAACACAAAGATATGAAGAGGAGGCTAACGTGTCTGCTAACTCTGAAGAGGTAGCTACCACAACACTAGCATATGAAGAGGAAGATAAAGCTATGCTAAACCTTGCTAAAGTAACACAAAGATATGAAGAGGAGGCTAACGTGTCTGCTAACTCTGAAGAGGTAGCTACCACAACACCAGCATATGAAGAAGATAAAGCTATGCTAAAGCTTGCTAAAGTTACACAAAGATATGAAGAGGAGGCTAACGTTTCTGCTAATTTTGAAGAAGTAGCTACCACAACACCAGCATATGAAGAAGAACATAAAGCTATGCCAACTCTTCCTAAAGTAACACAAAGATATGAAGAGGAGGCTAACGTTTCTGCTAACTCTGAAGAAGTAGCTACCACAACACTAGCATATGAAGAGGAAGATAAAGCTATGCTAAACCTTGCTAAAGTAACACAAAGATATGAAGAGGAGGCTAACGTTTCTGCTAACGTTGAAGTAGCTAGCAGAACACCAGCATATGAAGAAGATAAAGCTATGCTAAACTTTGCTAAAGTTACACAAAGATATGAAGAGGAGGCTAACGTTTCTGCTAATGTTGAAGTAGCTACCAGAACACCAGCATATGAAGAAGATAAAGCTATGCTAAACTTTGCTAAAGTTACACAAAGATATGAAGAGGAGGCTAACGTTTCTGCTAAAGTTGAAGTAGCTAGCAGAACACCAGCGTATGAAGAGGAAGATAAAGCTATGCTAAACCTTCCTAAGGTAACACAAAGATATGACGACGAGGCTAACGTTTCTGCTAACTCTAAAGAAGACGCTAGCAGAACACCAGCATATGAAGAAGAACATAAAGCTATGCTAAACCTTGCTAAAGTTACACAAAGATATGAAAAGGAGGCTAACGTTGAAGTAGCTAGCAGAACACCAGTGTATGAAGAGGAAGATAAAGCTATGCTAAACCTTCCTAAGGTAACACAGAGATATGAAGAGGAGGCTAACGTTTCTGCTAAAGTTGAAGAAGTAGCTACCACAACACCAGCGTATGAAGAAGATAAAGCTATGCTAAACCTTGCTAAAGTAACACAAAGATATGAAGAGGAGGCTAACATTTCTGCTAATGTTGAAGTAGCTACCACAACACCAGCGTATGAAGAAGATAAAGCTATGCTAAACCTTGATAAAGTAACACAGAGATATGAAGAGGAGGCTA comes from the Doryrhamphus excisus isolate RoL2022-K1 chromosome 14, RoL_Dexc_1.0, whole genome shotgun sequence genome and includes:
- the LOC131102303 gene encoding versican core protein-like gives rise to the protein MLPERLGHALIVLLLGVVCHLSLALPTPTPSAYDHVPSLQVNIPHSGVLMAQLGRSIVLPCLASSTPGMLPRVKWTLVSEVLETQILVARGDRVKVNEAYRGRVDLLSNSSSPGDVSLRMLGVRSSDSGHYRCEVQQGLEDASDLVQLKVKGVVFHYRDAMGRYSLSFHRARAACQAIGAQIASGSQLQAAYFDGYEQCDAGWMEDQTVRYPIQNPREACYGDMDGQPGVRNYGRMNAEDGYDVYCYVEQMDGEVFHHPVPQQLSFQGARSYCRAAGAQLASTAQLYMAWSEGLDHCSPGWLSDGSVRYPIRTPRERCGGSEAGIKTLYRFSNQTVFPEPSSLFDAYCFKATNERRDSTVDITTPEPGSLDQDVVILRLEDKELQLSQNSEQVEREVQSVLETIPLFPPAKENEVDEHPRFLSDTAENPLNTTANVDLTSPSPETNYGSQRTAGLGTDPYNFTEVLSSQRFPESNDTHPPDLTETETITKESSEPLARAKPVPETNLAFHSTEVYQTPEEILEAPPVTLDPAHAVEQVEKEEPAVQTTEPPADLTSSWIPMSGSGDTSQENHQEVTVFKFIPKSTTQRTPPASTGSSPPELFTRVPHPTTASRSKHLHSLASDHLLAEGSTSLEWEDTLDSFERQLLPTRTIPFTASSPTTEAPERPPDFITALYQPSGHMSTASYEEASGLEPDVALARTNEHIEEDTGEEATENATIQEVKVVPMFAQRPNKAFGKEEEGIRVTLHPQEVTPHSEWEPNASTATLTFEDGDGPGNPKEVAATTPILDMDTQDMLTPKEGSEMTPIFKEQAKAKANANATLSFKEAARTLNPKEETVTPVLQQQAKTTLTPEEGSDVTPIFQEETKAILNFQTVYKVTQRYEEEANVSANSEEVATTTLAYEEEDKAMLNLAKVTQRYEEEANVSANSEEVATTTPAYEEDKAMLKLAKVTQRYEEEANVSANFEEVATTTPAYEEEHKAMPTLPKVTQRYEEEANVSANSEEVATTTLAYEEEDKAMLNLAKVTQRYEEEANVSANVEVASRTPAYEEDKAMLNFAKVTQRYEEEANVSANVEVATRTPAYEEDKAMLNFAKVTQRYEEEANVSAKVEVASRTPAYEEEDKAMLNLPKVTQRYDDEANVSANSKEDASRTPAYEEEHKAMLNLAKVTQRYEKEANVEVASRTPVYEEEDKAMLNLPKVTQRYEEEANVSAKVEEVATTTPAYEEDKAMLNLAKVTQRYEEEANISANVEVATTTPAYEEDKAMLNLDKVTQRYEEEANVSANSEAVDSTTSSYEEETTVVSEEDAKLSPVLRHFVTGPFEEEELPRSEEGASVTPTFSEVTSPDDDTSTGPDFDEDITVFPLNSKSSSWALLTTTSGPQESLKDLEISTRSSAGSSTSLPPSPSVTEATKMAAIRTTTRWSRRTWSPTTSVPKVLHGTWQPHKVTRMDGGVSPTQAPTHHVLANERAAVGGKVRIADACLHDPCLNGGTCMERDGRTGCLCLPTYGGDLCDKDLERCEPGWDKFHGFCYRHFGQRLSWEVAEQHCRMQGAHLVSIMTPEEQAYINNNYKEYQWTGLNDKTIEKDFRWSDGNPLLYENWYRGQPDSYFLSGEDCVVMVWHDDGRWSDVPCNYHLAYTCKKGTSSCGPPPKVRNASTFGKPRQRYETDAVVRYHCSRGFQQRLNPLVRCLSGGRWETPQVQCIPEHGGLNPDTDLASSTDGSLAALQDGFEPTTQPPLYWDIKF